Proteins from one Staphylococcus sp. IVB6214 genomic window:
- a CDS encoding 2-dehydropantoate 2-reductase has protein sequence MTKIAIAGAGAMGSRIGSYIKQAGYDVTLIDTWPNHVQAINDKGLEIQTETDTYIVDIPAVLPTDVTGSFDLIIILTKSMHSEAMIHELKERNAIHQDTAILTMMNGLGHDERFAKIVPHEQVFLAVTMWTAGMRGPGQILLEGQGSIELQRADGQADERTERINKIFNDAGLNAKISDNVFQSIWSKATLNSVLNPLCSILNKTIYEFGSYEHSRDMVTPVIDEIVTVAKARGVTLDANAMLEKIEAAYPKETQGLHYPSMHQDLYNGRYTEVDYLNGQISKYGREANIPTPNNDMLTHLIHQLEMKYVK, from the coding sequence ATGACGAAAATTGCTATTGCTGGCGCAGGTGCTATGGGGAGTCGTATTGGAAGTTACATTAAGCAAGCAGGATACGATGTTACATTAATTGATACATGGCCAAACCATGTTCAAGCCATCAATGATAAAGGACTAGAAATTCAGACAGAAACAGATACATACATTGTAGACATTCCTGCTGTGTTACCAACCGATGTCACTGGTTCATTTGATTTAATAATAATTCTTACAAAATCAATGCACTCAGAAGCAATGATTCATGAGCTAAAAGAACGTAATGCTATTCACCAAGACACGGCCATCCTAACAATGATGAATGGTCTCGGACATGATGAACGTTTTGCAAAAATCGTACCACATGAGCAAGTCTTTTTAGCTGTGACGATGTGGACAGCGGGTATGCGTGGCCCCGGACAAATTTTACTAGAAGGACAAGGCAGCATCGAGCTACAACGTGCTGACGGTCAAGCCGATGAGCGTACTGAGAGAATCAATAAAATTTTCAATGATGCCGGATTAAACGCTAAAATTAGCGATAACGTGTTCCAATCCATTTGGTCTAAAGCAACGTTGAATAGCGTATTAAATCCGCTATGTAGTATTTTGAATAAAACAATCTACGAATTCGGTAGCTATGAACATTCACGTGATATGGTCACACCTGTTATCGATGAGATTGTTACTGTGGCAAAAGCACGTGGTGTAACACTCGATGCTAATGCAATGCTTGAGAAAATTGAAGCTGCCTACCCTAAAGAGACACAAGGATTACATTACCCATCTATGCATCAAGACCTATACAATGGTCGCTACACAGAAGTCGACTACTTAAATGGACAAATCAGTAAGTATGGACGTGAAGCAAATATTCCAACACCTAACAATGATATGTTGACGCACTTGATTCACCAATTAGAAATGAAATATGTCAAATAA
- a CDS encoding type I toxin-antitoxin system Fst family toxin: MTVISIVYCTLLAPITVGIVLATYKHWLSNRKR, encoded by the coding sequence ATGACTGTGATATCTATCGTATATTGCACATTGCTCGCGCCAATTACCGTTGGTATCGTACTTGCGACTTACAAGCATTGGTTAAGTAATCGCAAGCGTTGA
- a CDS encoding IS3 family transposase (programmed frameshift) produces the protein MRRVAYSVETKFKAVKMKAEGYTTKEIMCELNIRNSTQVKTWWRWYRKGETYRFSQQVGKQYSYNKGLVELSELEQLKLKNRRNQAEIDIFKKVQGIGKEVVPEVVIELVDELKHRHPVKLILEVLNVPKSNYYRWKNKKKTEDTTVKKVKELCEDNHYTYGYRKITALMNQASKQPINHKRVQRIMRENNLNCRVRIKKSKRRGKAYYLTSNKLNGNFRANQPLQVLTTDITYLPFGNSMLYLSSIIDLYNGEIVAYKISDTQDQSLVNDTLNQIDIPEGCLLHSDQGSVYTSHAYYQLCEEKGIIRSMSRKGTPADNAPIECFHSSLKCETFYLNNELNNSNFIVKDIVEKYIENYNNNRIQQKLGYLSPVQYRKLAA, from the exons ATGCGCAGAGTGGCGTATTCAGTTGAAACAAAGTTTAAAGCAGTGAAGATGAAAGCAGAAGGTTATACAACTAAAGAAATTATGTGTGAATTAAATATTAGAAATAGCACACAGGTAAAAACATGGTGGAGATGGTATAGAAAGGGTGAAACATATCGATTTAGTCAACAAGTAGGCAAACAATACTCCTATAATAAAGGATTAGTGGAACTTTCTGAACTGGAACAATTAAAGTTAAAGAATAGAAGAAATCAAGCCGAAATAGATATTT TTAAAAAAGTACAAGGAATTGGAAAGGAAGTGGTACCTGAAGTAGTGATAGAATTAGTGGATGAGTTAAAGCACAGGCATCCTGTGAAGCTGATTTTGGAAGTGTTGAATGTCCCTAAATCAAATTACTACCGTTGGAAAAATAAGAAGAAAACGGAAGATACAACAGTTAAAAAGGTTAAGGAATTATGTGAAGATAATCATTACACGTACGGCTATCGCAAGATAACTGCTCTGATGAATCAGGCCTCTAAACAACCGATAAACCATAAACGTGTACAAAGAATTATGAGAGAAAATAATTTGAATTGTAGAGTTAGAATTAAGAAATCTAAACGTCGAGGGAAGGCATATTATCTTACAAGCAATAAACTGAATGGTAACTTTAGAGCAAATCAACCTCTACAAGTACTGACTACTGATATTACGTATCTTCCCTTTGGTAATTCAATGTTGTATTTATCTTCAATCATCGATTTATATAACGGTGAAATTGTGGCTTATAAGATTAGCGATACACAAGATCAAAGTTTGGTAAATGACACCTTAAACCAAATTGATATTCCAGAAGGATGTCTACTTCATAGCGATCAAGGAAGCGTCTATACATCGCATGCTTACTACCAATTATGCGAAGAAAAGGGCATTATCAGAAGTATGTCTCGCAAAGGTACACCTGCTGATAACGCCCCGATAGAATGTTTCCATTCCTCGCTAAAGTGTGAAACATTTTATCTTAACAATGAGTTAAATAACTCTAATTTCATTGTAAAGGATATTGTCGAAAAGTACATTGAAAACTATAATAATAATCGAATTCAACAAAAATTAGGCTACTTATCCCCTGTGCAATACAGAAAATTAGCAGCCTAA
- a CDS encoding IS1182 family transposase, with the protein MYKEYNISQLSLPIETEISFPESDIALIINKLVESIPQETFNQYYNHRGPSSYHPKMMLKIVLYSYTQSVFSGRKMEFLLKDSCRMMWLAQGQVPSYRTINRFRVNPHMIDFIQVLFVGLRAQLLEDKVITEDALYIDGTKIEANANKYTFQWLGSTKHFSKGVIEKSNAVYKQLISEKIIPEIKRESSDELTKEELNRIEMHLDDKNETLTSKIEASQSVEIRKTLRKQRSKVRKYKKAIKDFKDRKIKYDEQMEIYGDRKSYSKTDHDATFMRMKDDHMKNGQLKPGYNLQIATNNQFILAFGVYSNPGDTRTLPSFLKSIKELYGDIPEYIVADAGYGSEQNYTMILDEFEKTLLITYSMYLKEKKRKYKNNPFITANWKYNEIDDYYVCPNNKELHFKSYRKRRDGYGYQRDFKLYKCEDCVGCPLRNECMNYRTNPTTTKSLYKNPTWDYFKAFTNKQLSDPKTKGIYKKRKIDVESAFGNLKANLGFQRLSVRTQSKVECELGIALMAVNIRKLAR; encoded by the coding sequence CTCAGCTTAGTCTGCCAATTGAAACTGAAATTTCTTTTCCCGAGAGTGATATTGCCCTCATTATTAATAAACTTGTAGAATCTATTCCCCAAGAAACTTTTAATCAATATTACAACCATAGAGGTCCTTCATCTTATCATCCTAAAATGATGTTAAAAATCGTTTTATACAGCTATACACAGTCTGTCTTTTCTGGTAGAAAAATGGAATTTCTACTTAAAGATAGTTGTCGTATGATGTGGTTAGCTCAAGGACAAGTCCCTTCATATCGTACAATCAATCGCTTTAGAGTTAATCCACACATGATAGATTTTATACAAGTTCTATTTGTGGGTCTTAGAGCGCAATTATTAGAAGACAAAGTGATTACAGAAGACGCCCTTTATATAGATGGAACGAAGATAGAGGCTAATGCCAATAAATATACTTTTCAATGGCTAGGTAGCACTAAGCATTTTAGTAAAGGGGTTATTGAAAAATCCAATGCGGTGTATAAACAGTTAATTTCAGAGAAGATCATACCTGAAATTAAGAGAGAATCTTCTGATGAACTAACGAAAGAAGAATTAAATCGTATTGAGATGCATTTAGATGATAAAAATGAAACGCTCACTTCTAAAATTGAAGCATCTCAAAGTGTAGAAATAAGAAAGACATTAAGAAAACAAAGAAGTAAAGTTAGAAAATATAAAAAAGCAATCAAAGATTTTAAAGATCGTAAAATAAAATATGATGAGCAGATGGAAATTTATGGTGACAGAAAAAGCTATTCTAAAACAGATCATGATGCGACCTTTATGAGAATGAAAGATGATCATATGAAGAATGGACAATTAAAGCCTGGCTATAATCTGCAGATTGCGACGAACAATCAGTTCATTTTGGCATTTGGTGTGTATAGTAATCCGGGTGATACGCGAACACTTCCTTCTTTTTTAAAATCAATCAAAGAATTATACGGTGACATTCCAGAGTACATTGTAGCTGATGCGGGATATGGTAGCGAACAAAACTATACGATGATTCTTGATGAATTCGAGAAAACACTACTCATCACATATAGTATGTATTTAAAAGAGAAGAAAAGAAAATATAAAAATAATCCATTCATAACAGCTAATTGGAAATATAATGAAATAGATGACTATTATGTATGTCCGAATAACAAAGAATTGCATTTCAAAAGTTATAGAAAAAGAAGAGACGGATATGGTTATCAGAGAGATTTCAAATTATATAAATGTGAAGATTGTGTTGGATGTCCTTTACGAAATGAATGTATGAATTACAGAACCAACCCAACTACAACAAAAAGCTTATATAAAAATCCAACTTGGGATTATTTTAAAGCATTCACAAATAAGCAGCTTTCAGATCCAAAAACGAAAGGCATCTACAAAAAACGAAAAATAGATGTCGAATCAGCATTTGGAAATCTGAAGGCTAATTTGGGTTTCCAAAGGTTATCAGTTCGCACTCAATCAAAGGTTGAATGCGAATTAGGAATCGCACTTATGGCAGTAAACATCAGAAAACTAGCCAGATAA